The following are from one region of the Terriglobales bacterium genome:
- a CDS encoding GNAT family protein, with the protein MIVLRQVVLRKFEPGDVDRLYRIRNDWEVTQSLTGFPTGFSRREMKEWIHTISHAKDRVIWAIAARKSNLCLGHAGLYQIDQRVGKAEFGILVGDRKWQGRGIGRAVTEAVVAYGFRQLHLHKVWLLVLESNRRASHLYESLGFATDGILRDDQFRNGAYVNTRVMSLLASEWRARHPQNRG; encoded by the coding sequence ATGATCGTTCTCCGACAGGTCGTGCTGCGGAAGTTCGAGCCCGGGGACGTGGACCGCCTCTACCGCATCCGCAACGACTGGGAGGTCACGCAGAGCCTCACCGGGTTTCCCACCGGCTTTTCCCGCCGCGAGATGAAGGAGTGGATCCACACGATCAGCCACGCCAAGGACCGTGTGATCTGGGCCATCGCCGCGAGGAAGTCGAACCTCTGCCTGGGGCACGCGGGTCTCTACCAGATCGACCAGCGCGTGGGGAAAGCCGAGTTCGGCATCCTGGTCGGGGACAGGAAGTGGCAGGGGAGGGGCATCGGCCGCGCTGTGACCGAGGCAGTCGTCGCTTACGGATTCCGGCAGCTCCACCTGCACAAGGTCTGGCTGCTGGTCCTCGAAAGCAATCGCCGCGCCTCTCACCTCTACGAATCCCTGGGTTTCGCGACCGATGGTATCCTGCGCGACGACCAGTTCCGCAACGGCGCTTACGTCAACACCCGGGTGATGTCGCTGCTCGCCTCCGAATGGAGAGCGAGACACCCGCAGAACCGAGGGTGA
- a CDS encoding GNAT family N-acetyltransferase produces MIKLVSGEGVEMLAAAQPAEYARWESLAGGAPTPDCYYRPGYAAAYEKAEPSRAIALLLPSPGGRVLVSLMVREWTPGSGGASVVDGYSPYGYGGWLPLEGAEPPLEDTLAALDRLRRWCAAQGLTCCVLRLHPLLNQVETFARLPKRPELVLAPSIETCAIDLGHWDEGADRPADLAKRRRSYLSSAGRNLELRTWTGEECVQAGCSYLREFCRLYTADMERLNAAAFLRFPEEYFLALARGLGEEFMLAMAFHDGKAVGGVIFFLGRDFAHYHLSTSDEEGRRLGSTALLIVHGAQLARARGARWLHLGGGNRPGDTLFHFKRSFGGRTWQYSTFTLIADLPRYQALCGEPGIRWPYVRVAGR; encoded by the coding sequence GTGATCAAACTCGTCTCAGGGGAAGGGGTCGAGATGCTCGCGGCGGCGCAGCCCGCGGAGTACGCGCGCTGGGAAAGCCTTGCCGGCGGCGCTCCCACCCCCGACTGCTACTATCGCCCGGGCTACGCCGCGGCCTACGAAAAGGCCGAGCCCTCGCGCGCGATCGCGCTGCTGCTGCCCTCCCCCGGCGGTCGCGTCCTGGTGTCCTTGATGGTCCGCGAGTGGACTCCCGGATCGGGCGGCGCTTCCGTGGTGGACGGCTATTCGCCCTACGGCTACGGCGGCTGGTTGCCCCTGGAGGGAGCGGAGCCGCCCCTGGAGGACACGCTCGCTGCCCTCGATCGCTTGCGACGGTGGTGCGCAGCCCAGGGGCTCACCTGCTGCGTGCTCCGGCTCCATCCTCTCCTGAATCAGGTCGAGACGTTCGCCCGCTTGCCGAAGCGCCCGGAGCTGGTGCTTGCGCCCAGCATCGAGACCTGCGCGATCGACCTCGGCCATTGGGACGAGGGCGCCGACCGCCCCGCCGACCTGGCCAAACGCCGGCGTTCCTACCTTAGTTCTGCCGGCCGCAACCTGGAACTCCGGACTTGGACTGGTGAAGAGTGCGTGCAAGCAGGCTGCTCCTACTTGCGAGAGTTCTGCCGCCTCTACACGGCGGACATGGAGCGCTTGAACGCTGCCGCTTTCTTGCGCTTTCCCGAGGAGTACTTCCTTGCCTTGGCCCGCGGCCTAGGAGAGGAATTTATGCTCGCCATGGCCTTCCACGATGGCAAGGCCGTGGGCGGAGTCATTTTTTTCCTGGGGCGTGATTTTGCTCACTATCACCTGAGCACGAGCGATGAGGAAGGCCGCAGGCTGGGAAGCACCGCCCTCTTGATCGTCCATGGGGCGCAGCTGGCGCGCGCTCGCGGGGCGCGCTGGCTGCATCTGGGAGGCGGCAACCGGCCCGGCGACACCCTGTTTCATTTCAAGCGCAGCTTCGGCGGGCGGACCTGGCAGTATTCCACGTTCACGCTCATCGCCGACCTGCCCCGCTACCAGGCCCTTTGCGGTGAGCCCGGGATCCGGTGGCCCTATGTCCGGGTAGCTGGTCGGTAA
- a CDS encoding NeuD/PglB/VioB family sugar acetyltransferase — protein sequence MIKVAGIGAGGHAKVLLDVLRCASGFEVVGLVDADPKQHGKSLEGVSVLGGYEALDRLLREGVSHAFLGVGAVGDNQPRAQLFERFRGLGFHFVKAIHPAAVVAASAEVGEGAAIMAGAVVNPGARLGVNVIVNTGAVVDHDCVLEDHVHIAPGAVLSGGVRVGKYGHVGTGAAVRQGVSLAEGALVGVGAVVVADVPARATVAGNPARVRPSR from the coding sequence TTGATCAAGGTCGCGGGCATCGGGGCCGGAGGACACGCCAAGGTCCTGCTCGACGTCCTGCGGTGCGCTTCGGGATTCGAGGTCGTGGGTCTGGTGGACGCCGATCCCAAGCAGCACGGCAAATCCCTGGAAGGCGTGAGCGTGCTGGGCGGCTATGAAGCCCTCGACCGCTTGCTGCGCGAAGGCGTCAGCCACGCCTTCCTCGGCGTGGGTGCCGTGGGCGACAATCAGCCGCGCGCCCAGCTCTTTGAGCGCTTCCGCGGGCTCGGCTTCCACTTCGTCAAGGCCATCCATCCCGCGGCCGTGGTGGCCGCTTCGGCCGAGGTGGGTGAGGGAGCAGCCATCATGGCGGGAGCCGTGGTCAACCCGGGCGCGCGCCTGGGCGTCAACGTCATCGTCAACACCGGCGCGGTGGTGGACCACGACTGCGTGCTCGAGGATCACGTGCACATCGCTCCCGGCGCCGTGCTCTCCGGCGGCGTGCGGGTCGGGAAGTACGGACACGTGGGTACCGGCGCTGCGGTGCGTCAGGGCGTGAGCCTCGCCGAGGGCGCGCTGGTGGGGGTCGGGGCGGTGGTGGTGGCCGATGTCCCCGCCCGCGCCACGGTGGCGGGCAACCCCGCGCGCGTGAGGCCGAGTCGCTGA
- a CDS encoding nucleotidyltransferase family protein, translating into MRDLRPFLVAPQDSLLAVMQRINQNAHGIALVADAEGRLLDTVTDGDLRRAVLAGTDLQLPVSTLQARRSAPPLTAPLGAAHAELIRILEKAGLRHLPLLDAQGRVQDLALLEELLEQERAPQLAAVVMAGGYGQRLRPLTEDLPKPMLPVGDKPLLERTVEQLREAGIHSIYLATHYKSQVVAQHFGNGDHFGVEINYLDEEQPRGTAGALAQMPPGDQPLLVINGDILTRLNYRALLDFHRENRADMTVGVRHYELRVPYGVVETEGVQVSRLAEKPTQRLFVNAGVYLLQPELCRLVPADRHFDMTDLIAALMAAGKRVVAFPISEYWLDIGQPEDYAQAQDDVRNGRA; encoded by the coding sequence ATGCGGGACCTTCGACCATTCCTGGTTGCGCCGCAGGACTCGCTGCTGGCAGTGATGCAGCGCATCAACCAGAACGCGCACGGCATCGCTCTGGTGGCCGACGCCGAGGGCCGCCTGCTCGACACCGTCACCGACGGCGACCTGCGCCGCGCCGTGCTCGCCGGCACCGATCTCCAGCTTCCCGTCTCCACCCTGCAGGCGCGGCGCAGCGCGCCGCCGCTGACCGCGCCCCTGGGCGCCGCGCATGCCGAACTCATCCGCATCCTGGAGAAGGCTGGGCTGCGCCATCTTCCCCTGCTCGATGCGCAGGGCCGGGTGCAGGACCTGGCCTTGCTGGAAGAACTCCTGGAGCAGGAGCGCGCGCCGCAACTCGCCGCCGTGGTCATGGCCGGGGGCTACGGCCAGCGCTTGCGCCCGCTCACCGAAGACCTTCCCAAGCCCATGCTGCCGGTGGGCGACAAGCCGCTGCTGGAGCGTACGGTTGAGCAGTTGCGCGAGGCCGGCATCCACTCCATCTACCTGGCCACACACTACAAGTCGCAGGTGGTGGCGCAGCACTTCGGCAACGGCGACCACTTCGGCGTCGAGATCAATTATCTCGACGAGGAGCAGCCGCGGGGGACGGCGGGGGCGCTGGCGCAGATGCCTCCCGGCGACCAGCCCCTGCTGGTGATCAACGGCGACATCCTCACCCGATTGAACTACCGCGCTTTGCTCGACTTCCACCGCGAGAACCGCGCCGACATGACCGTGGGTGTGCGCCACTACGAACTGCGCGTCCCCTATGGCGTGGTGGAGACCGAGGGCGTGCAGGTCTCGCGGCTGGCGGAGAAGCCCACGCAGCGGCTGTTCGTGAACGCGGGCGTGTACCTGCTGCAGCCGGAGCTCTGCCGCCTGGTCCCGGCCGACCGCCACTTCGACATGACCGACCTGATCGCCGCGCTCATGGCCGCGGGAAAGCGCGTGGTGGCTTTTCCCATCAGCGAGTACTGGCTCGACATCGGGCAGCCCGAAGACTACGCCCAGGCCCAGGACGATGTGAGGAACGGCCGTGCCTGA
- a CDS encoding NAD(P)-dependent oxidoreductase, with product MSPENSKKTVLVLGGAGYVGSVVCHLLLQRGYRVRVLDSLLHGGRSLLGLYQGADFHFIRGDVRDAAVVERALTGADAVIHLAAIVGDPACARQPDLARSVNLEASLQLLRLAQQQGTGQLLFASTCSNYGRMADPTQYVTEESPLAPVSLYAETKVAVEKALLASTAAQPAITVLRFATVFGLSPRMRFDLTVNEFTMELLTKKKLVVFGEQFWRPYIHVRDAARALVMALEAPPEKVRGQVFNVGDTRENYQKKGIVELVRAQVPHPVEIQVVEKHEDPRDYRVSFEKVQKVLAFQITARVPDGIREIAEAIQQGVFSDFSDPAYRN from the coding sequence GTGAGCCCGGAAAATTCGAAGAAAACGGTGCTGGTGCTGGGCGGCGCGGGCTACGTGGGCTCGGTGGTCTGCCACCTGCTCTTGCAGCGCGGCTACCGGGTGCGCGTGCTGGATTCGCTCTTGCACGGCGGGCGCTCGCTGCTCGGCCTCTACCAGGGCGCGGACTTTCATTTCATCCGCGGGGACGTGCGCGACGCGGCCGTGGTGGAGCGCGCACTCACCGGCGCCGACGCTGTCATCCACCTGGCCGCCATCGTGGGCGATCCCGCCTGCGCCCGACAGCCCGACCTCGCCCGCAGCGTCAACCTCGAAGCCTCGCTCCAACTGCTGCGCCTGGCCCAGCAGCAAGGTACCGGGCAATTGCTCTTCGCCTCCACCTGCAGCAACTACGGGCGCATGGCCGACCCCACGCAGTACGTCACCGAAGAATCGCCGCTGGCCCCGGTCTCGCTCTACGCCGAGACCAAGGTGGCGGTGGAGAAGGCGTTGCTGGCCTCGACCGCAGCCCAGCCCGCGATCACCGTGCTGCGCTTCGCCACCGTCTTCGGGCTCTCGCCGCGCATGCGCTTCGATCTGACCGTGAACGAGTTCACCATGGAATTGCTCACCAAGAAGAAGCTGGTGGTCTTCGGGGAGCAGTTCTGGCGGCCCTACATCCACGTGCGCGACGCCGCCCGCGCCCTGGTGATGGCGCTGGAGGCCCCGCCGGAGAAGGTGCGCGGCCAGGTCTTCAACGTGGGCGACACCCGCGAGAACTACCAGAAGAAGGGGATCGTGGAGCTGGTACGGGCGCAGGTGCCGCATCCGGTCGAGATCCAGGTGGTCGAGAAGCATGAAGACCCGCGCGACTACCGGGTGTCGTTCGAGAAGGTGCAGAAGGTCCTAGCCTTCCAGATCACGGCGCGGGTGCCCGACGGCATCCGCGAGATCGCCGAGGCCATCCAGCAGGGCGTCTTCAGCGACTTCTCCGACCCCGCCTACCGCAACTGA
- a CDS encoding NAD-dependent epimerase/dehydratase family protein: MTGGAGFVGTHLAERLSGKDEVVLFDNFRRDSLSLAPEVKANPRVHLMTGDTLNTDSLAPALEGAHVVVHLAAIAGVSSYYREPLQTLEVNILGTRNVLQEAARRHVRQFVFFSTSEVFGADARQVSEADPCGIGPSTDRRWVYATSKLAGEHFTLRFGEEHGFTATVVRPFNIYGPRQVGEGAISNFCRAAVAGQPLTVYGDGSATRAWCYVSDLVDAVESLLASPEAAAGQVLNVGNPEAVESTLGLAQRIARLAPGTEVRFQAVQRAEVRDRAPVITLAQRLLGYQPKVDLERGLQLTLDWFTRHPELRP; this comes from the coding sequence ATCACCGGCGGCGCCGGGTTCGTGGGGACCCACCTGGCTGAGCGTTTGTCTGGCAAGGACGAGGTCGTCCTGTTCGACAACTTCCGCCGGGACTCGCTCTCCCTGGCGCCGGAAGTGAAAGCGAACCCGCGCGTGCACCTGATGACCGGAGACACGCTCAACACGGACTCGCTGGCGCCCGCTCTGGAAGGCGCGCACGTGGTGGTGCACCTCGCCGCCATCGCCGGCGTCAGCAGCTACTATCGCGAACCCCTGCAGACGCTGGAGGTCAACATCCTGGGAACGCGCAATGTGCTCCAGGAGGCGGCGCGCCGGCACGTGCGGCAATTCGTCTTCTTTTCCACCAGCGAGGTCTTTGGCGCCGATGCCCGCCAGGTGAGCGAAGCCGACCCCTGTGGCATCGGACCCTCCACCGACCGCCGCTGGGTGTACGCCACCAGCAAGCTGGCGGGGGAGCACTTCACGTTGCGCTTCGGGGAGGAGCACGGGTTCACGGCCACGGTGGTGCGTCCCTTCAACATCTACGGGCCGCGGCAGGTGGGCGAAGGCGCCATCAGCAACTTCTGCCGCGCTGCCGTCGCGGGACAGCCGTTGACCGTCTACGGAGACGGCTCCGCGACGCGCGCCTGGTGCTACGTCTCAGACCTGGTGGACGCGGTGGAGAGCCTGCTGGCCTCGCCGGAAGCGGCGGCGGGCCAAGTGCTCAACGTGGGCAATCCGGAGGCGGTGGAGAGCACCCTGGGTCTCGCCCAGCGCATCGCTCGGCTGGCCCCGGGAACGGAGGTCCGCTTCCAAGCCGTGCAGCGCGCCGAGGTGCGCGACCGCGCCCCGGTCATCACGCTGGCCCAGCGGCTGCTCGGCTATCAGCCCAAGGTGGACCTGGAGCGCGGGCTGCAGCTCACGCTGGATTGGTTCACCCGTCATCCGGAGCTTCGGCCATGA